One window from the genome of Andrena cerasifolii isolate SP2316 chromosome 3, iyAndCera1_principal, whole genome shotgun sequence encodes:
- the Cdk7 gene encoding cyclin-dependent kinase 7 translates to MTEKLRRYEKIDFLGEGQFATVYKAKDVETSKIVAVKKIKVGSRVEARDGINRTALREIKLLQELKHDNVIGLLDVFGHKSNVSLVFDFMDTDLEVIIKDSNIVLTAANIKAYMVQTLQGLDYLHYSWILHRDLKPNNLLVNAEGVLKIGDFGLAKFFGSPNRINTHQVVTRWYRAPELLYGARLYGTGIDMWAVGCILAELLLRVPFLPGESDLDQLTRIFQTLGTPTEETWPGMTELPDFIQFKPFPGTPLKHIFTAAGDDLLDLIASFLNVNPLERCTCDQALQMPYFSNKPAPTPGPRLPLPTSVKRQPEEKPNLKRKLLESMDGASLAKRLQF, encoded by the exons ATGACGGAGAAATTGCGAAGAtacgagaaaattgattttctagGAGAAGGACAG TTCGCCACTGTTTACAAAGCCAAAGATGTCGAGACGTCGAAGATTGTCGCTGTAAAAAAG ATAAAAGTAGGAAGTCGTGTAGAAGCTAGAGATGGAATAAATCGAACAGCACTGAGGGAAATCAAATTGTTACAAGAACTGAAACACGACAATGTGATTGGTTTGCTAG atgttTTCGGCCACAAGTCAAACGTGTCTCTAGTGTTCGACTTCATGGATACTGACTTAGAAGTCATAATAAAGGACAGCAATATAGTTTTGACAGCTGCGAACATTAAAGCGTACATGGTTCAAACTCTACAGGGTTTAGATTATCTCCACTACAGTTGGATACTTCACAGGGACTTGAAACCAAATAATTTACTCGTTAACGCTGAAGGTGTCTTAAAGATAGGCGACTTTGGTTTGGCCAAATTCTTTGGTTCGCCGAATAGAATAAACACGCATCAGGTAGTGACGAGATGGTACAGGGCGCCTGAATTATTATACGGAGCGAGGCTCTATGGAACTGGGATAGACATGTGGGCGGTCGGTTGTATATTAGCAGAACTTTTATTGCGAGTACCATTTTTACCTGGGGAGTCTGATCTGGATCAGCTTACGAGAATATTTCAG ACATTAGGTACACCCACGGAAGAGACATGGCCAGGAATGACAGAGCTTCCAGATTTCATTCAGTTCAAACCGTTTCCTGGGACTCCATTAAAACATATATTCACTGCCGCTGGCGATGATCTGTTAGACTTAATTGCTAGTTTTCTGAATGTGAACCCTTTGGAGAGGTGCACGTGCGATCAGGCCCTTCAGATGCCATATTTCAGCAACAAACCAGCCCCGACCCCTGGACCCAGATTACCCCTTCCAACGTCCGTGAAACGTCAACCGGAGGAGAAGCCTAATCTGAAAAGAAAGCTGTTGGAATCGATGGATGGAGCTTCGCTTGCGAAAAGATTACAGTTTTAA
- the LOC143366760 gene encoding uncharacterized protein LOC143366760 has translation MERQSTCSNLSYSGLSLRDPNNNARLKTYPVNSVAKTGRSHPSELKNLNSRIICSANISRQTLNQQPKTSVVSDNEDEFFQNLKSEIDRDLLSCSKENYKPNSIYPSVYSSRKKRPIIDKETQSIIKRFKKDVEDKSAVQTLHDTNMQSNIALNNNRKRTRDEPTIAIPDDMQQEDMVTPNFLNTKFRNAPSKYVFQMTSKVQMNNILPCCTEEVNIIHTEYEEMVFYDMTYLTPPDNNSKEV, from the exons ATGGAAAGACAGTCAACATGCTCGAACTTGAGTTATTCAGGATTGTCGTTAAGGGATCCTAATAACAATGCGAGACTCAAAACTTATCCGGTTAACAGCGTTGCGAAAACTGGTCGAAGTCATCCGTCAGAATTGAAAAACCTTAACTCAA GAATTATATGTTCTGCTAATATCAGTAGGCAAACTTTGAATCAACAACCAAAGACTTCAGTTGTATCGGACAATGAGGATGaattctttcaaaatttaaagtctGAGATTGACAGAGATCTTCTATC GTGTTCGAAAGAAAACTACAAGCCAAACAGTATTTATCCAAGTGTGTACTCGTCAAGAAAGAAAAGACCTATAATCGACAAAGAAACTCAAAGCATAATTAAAAGGTTTAAGAAAGACGTAGAAGATAAAAGCGCTGTACAAACGTTACATGATACAAATATGCAGTCTAATATTGCtcttaataataatagaaaaaggACACGCGACGAGCCAACGATCGCAATTCCTGACGATATGCAGCAGGAAGATATGGTCAcacctaattttttaaatacgaaattcag AAATGCCCCTAGTAAATATGTATTTCAAATGACTTCAAAGGTACAAATGAACAATATTTTACCCTGCTGTACAGAGGAAGTAAACATTATTCATACAGAATATGAAGAAATGGTATTTTATGACATGACGTATCTCACTCCTCCAGATAATAATTCAAAAGAGGTATAG
- the Lon gene encoding lon protease homolog, mitochondrial isoform X2: MRFVTAVNFKILPVFRHRVTSLRSFCRSHRTDFEELSANLRPQFRRAEFPDYFGPFARNARYRRHTAAAISVRSFATKKSNDRDPPNESNGDQIDDPASLPATVVVPEVWPHVPVIAINRNPVFPRFIKLVELSNPILMDLIRRKVKLNQPYVGIFLKKTEENEAELVQNLDDIYSVGTFAQIHEVQDLGNRLRLVVMAHRRIKIVGQILEDITPKFTQDESVTGGKTSRRSLTRRKIDIKMPETEKAPRIEEVSTPESKEPEKASEKPEEKVNAAYSASQAGSQPLLMVEVVNITHEKFRQTEEIKALTQELIKTIRDIISMNPLYRESLQQMLHQGQRVVDNPVYLSDLGAALTGADAQELQQVLEEMDILKRLRLSLALLKKEYELSKLQQKIGREVEEKVKQQHRKYILHEQLKVIKKELGLEKDDKDAIGEKYRERIRQKTVPKPVMDVIEEELTKLNFLESHSSEFNVTRNYLDWLTSMPWGLTSSENLDLQQAIEILDKDHYGMDDIKKRILEFIAVSQLKGSTQGKILCFHGPPGVGKTSIAKSISRALNREYFRFSVGGMTDVAEIKGHRRTYVGAMPGKVIQCLKKTKTENPLILIDEVDKIGKGHQGDPASALLEMLDPEQNANFLDHYLDVAVDLSKVLFICTANVIDTIPEPLRDRMEMIDMSGYVAEEKLAIAKQYLVPQAMTESGLSEKQININDNALNSLIKSYCRESGVRSLQKHIEKVHRKVAFKVVKKETEKVDVTPDNLHDFVGKPVFTHDRMYEVTPPGVVMGLAWTAMGGSTLFIETTISKPASTKKSEGTFEVTGHLGDVMKESIRIAMTVSRKFLSQEDPTNSFLYDSHLHLHVPEGATPKDGPSAGITIAIAFISLAKNKAIRQNVAMTGELSLMGKVLPVGGIKEKTIAAKRVGVTCVILPEENKKDFNDLPKYITDGLEVHFATTFEDVYRICFAETEAANTFQRQKHVDLNISSSQAAPLLSKHDNSAV; encoded by the exons ATGCGTTTCGTGACAGCGGTCAATTTCAAGATCCTGCCCGTGTTTCGGCACCGTGTGACGAGCCTTCGGTCATTCTGCAGAAGTCATCGCACGGATTTCGAAGAATTGTCGGCGAACCTGCGGCCGCAATTTAGGAGGGCAGAGTTTCCCGATTATTTCGGACCGTTCGCCAGAAATGCACGCTACCGTCGGCACACCGCCGCCGCGATTTCAGTCAGATCGTTCGCGACCAAGAAATCCAATGACAGGGATCCACCAAA cGAAAGCAATGGGGACCAAATCGATGATCCAGCTTCGCTGCCAGCGACGGTCGTTGTGCCGGAAGTCTGGCCCCATGTGCCTGTTATAGCGATTAATAGGAATCCAGTATTTCCAAGATTTATTAAGCTTGTCGAACTTAGTAATCCAATTCTTATGGATTTGATTCGTAGGAAAGTAAAATTGAATCAACCTTACGTTGGCATTTTCTTGAAGAAAACAGAAGA AAATGAAGCAGAACTTGTACAAAATTTAGATGATATTTACTCTGTTGGAACATTTGCACAGATACACGAAGTACAAGATTTAGGGAATCGTTTAAGATTAGTTGTAATGGCGCATCGAAGGATTAAAATTGTTGGTCAGATTTTGGAAGATATTACTCCGAAATTTACACAGG ACGAATCAGTAACTGGTGGCAAAACAAGCCGTAGATCGTTAACTCGTAGAAAGATAGATATCAAGATGCCAGAGACAGAGAAGGCTCCCAGGATTGAAGAAGTAAGCACTCCTGAAAGTAAGGAGCCAGAGAAAGCTTCAGAGAAGCCGGAAGAAAAAGTCAACGCGGCGTACTCTGCCTCTCAAGCTGGTTCTCAGCCGTTGCTGATGGTAGAAGTTGTAAATATCACGCATGAGAAATTTCGACAGACCGAGGAAATTAAG GCTTTAAcgcaagaattaattaaaacaattcgCGATATAATAAGTATGAATCCATTGTATCGCGAGTCTCTGCAGCAAATGTTACATCAAGGTCAACGGGTTGTGGATAACCCAGTATACTTGAGCGACTTAGGCGCAGCCTTGACAGGAGCGGATGCTCAAGAGCTGCAGCAAGTGCTAGAAGAAATGGAT ATTTTGAAAAGATTAAGATTATCGCTCGCGCTATTGAAGAAAGAGTATGAGTTAAGCAAGCTTCAACAAAAGATTGGTAGAGAAGTGGAAGAGAAAGTGAAACAGCAGCAcaggaagtatattcttcacgAGCAATTGAAAGTCATTAAGAAGGAATTGGGCTTAGAAAAGGATGACAAAGATGCAATAGGAGAAAAGTATAGAGAAAGAATAAGGCAGAAAACGGTTCCAAAGCCGGTAATGGATGTGATAGAAGAGGAGTTAACGAAATTGAATTTCTTGGAAAGTCATAGTAGCGAATTCAA TGTCACGAGAAATTACTTAGATTGGCTTACGTCTATGCCTTGGGGCCTAACCAGTTCTGAAAATTTAGATCTTCAACAGGCTATTGAGATTTTGGATAAAGATCATTATGGAATGGACGACATAAAAAAGCGAATTTTAG AATTTATTGCTGTCAGCCAATTGAAAGGTTCGACGCAGGGAAAAATATTGTGCTTCCATGGGCCACCCGGTGTTGGAAAGACCTCGATAGCCAAATCGATTTCTCGCGCCCTTAATAGAGAGTATTTCAGATTTAGCGTCGGTGGAATGACAGATGTTGCAGAAATCAAAGGTCACAGGCGAACGTACGTGGGAGCTATGCCTGGCAAGGTTATTCAGTGCTTGAAGAAGACTAAGACTGAAAATCCTCTGATTCTCATAGACGAAGTGGACAAGATCGGAAA AGGCCACCAGGGTGATCCAGCTTCCGCCCTCCTTGAAATGCTGGACCCAGAACAGAACGCGAACTTCTTGGACCACTATTTAGACGTGGCCGTCGACTTGTCCAAAGTCCTGTTCATCTGCACGGCGAACGTGATAGATACCATCCCAGAGCCTCTCAGAGATCGCATGGAGATGATAGATATGTCGGGTTACGTCGCGGAAGAGAAGCTCGCGATCGCTAAGCAGTACTTGGTGCCGCAAGCCATGACCGAGTCTGGTCTCTCCGAAAAACAGATTAATATAAACGACAACGCGCTCAATTCGCTAATCAAATCTTACTGCCGAGAGTCCGGCGTGAGGAGTCTCCAGAAGCACATAGAGAAAGTTCATAGGAAAGTGGCATTCAAAGTAGTGAAGAAGGAAACAGAGAAGGTGGACGTGACGCCGGACAATTTACACGATTTCGTAGGGAAGCCTGTATTCACGCATGACAGAATGTACGAAGTGACGCCGCCTGGCGTAGTTATGGGTCTTGCATGGACCGCCATGGGAGGTTCCACTTTGTTCATCGAGACGACGATTAGTAAGCCTGCGAGTACCAAGAAGTCTGAAGGTACCTTCGAAGTCACCGGTCACTTGGGTGACGTGATGAAGGAGTCTATACGTATAGCGATGACAGTATCCAGGAAGTTTCTGAGCCAAGAAGACCCGACGAATAGTTTCCTCTACGATTCTCACTTACATCTGCACGTACCCGAAGGCGCGACTCCCAAGGATGGTCCTAGCGCGGGTATTACTATCGCGATTGCATTCATCTCGCTCGCTAAAAATAAGGCGATTAGACAAAACGTCGCGATGACTGGAGAACTTAGTCTCATGGGGAAAGTTCTTCCCGTTGGTGGTATCAAGGAGAAAACGATCGCT GCGAAACGAGTCGGTGTAACCTGTGTAATTCTGCCCGAGGAGAATAAGAAGGATTTCAACGATCTTCCTAAGTATATCACGGATGGTCTGGAAGTTCATTTCGCCACCACTTTCGAAGACGTTTACCGCATATGTTTCGCGGAAACGGAAGCAGCCAACACTTTCCAACGCCAGAAACATGTAGATCTTAATATTTCGTCGTCGCAAGCCGCCCCACTTCTGAGTAAACATGATAACTCCGCTGTGTAA
- the Lon gene encoding lon protease homolog, mitochondrial isoform X1, producing the protein MRFVTAVNFKILPVFRHRVTSLRSFCRSHRTDFEELSANLRPQFRRAEFPDYFGPFARNARYRRHTAAAISVRSFATKKSNDRDPPNESNGDQIDDPASLPATVVVPEVWPHVPVIAINRNPVFPRFIKLVELSNPILMDLIRRKVKLNQPYVGIFLKKTEENEAELVQNLDDIYSVGTFAQIHEVQDLGNRLRLVVMAHRRIKIVGQILEDITPKFTQEMKLTFPLLNTTIHVPVDESVTGGKTSRRSLTRRKIDIKMPETEKAPRIEEVSTPESKEPEKASEKPEEKVNAAYSASQAGSQPLLMVEVVNITHEKFRQTEEIKALTQELIKTIRDIISMNPLYRESLQQMLHQGQRVVDNPVYLSDLGAALTGADAQELQQVLEEMDILKRLRLSLALLKKEYELSKLQQKIGREVEEKVKQQHRKYILHEQLKVIKKELGLEKDDKDAIGEKYRERIRQKTVPKPVMDVIEEELTKLNFLESHSSEFNVTRNYLDWLTSMPWGLTSSENLDLQQAIEILDKDHYGMDDIKKRILEFIAVSQLKGSTQGKILCFHGPPGVGKTSIAKSISRALNREYFRFSVGGMTDVAEIKGHRRTYVGAMPGKVIQCLKKTKTENPLILIDEVDKIGKGHQGDPASALLEMLDPEQNANFLDHYLDVAVDLSKVLFICTANVIDTIPEPLRDRMEMIDMSGYVAEEKLAIAKQYLVPQAMTESGLSEKQININDNALNSLIKSYCRESGVRSLQKHIEKVHRKVAFKVVKKETEKVDVTPDNLHDFVGKPVFTHDRMYEVTPPGVVMGLAWTAMGGSTLFIETTISKPASTKKSEGTFEVTGHLGDVMKESIRIAMTVSRKFLSQEDPTNSFLYDSHLHLHVPEGATPKDGPSAGITIAIAFISLAKNKAIRQNVAMTGELSLMGKVLPVGGIKEKTIAAKRVGVTCVILPEENKKDFNDLPKYITDGLEVHFATTFEDVYRICFAETEAANTFQRQKHVDLNISSSQAAPLLSKHDNSAV; encoded by the exons ATGCGTTTCGTGACAGCGGTCAATTTCAAGATCCTGCCCGTGTTTCGGCACCGTGTGACGAGCCTTCGGTCATTCTGCAGAAGTCATCGCACGGATTTCGAAGAATTGTCGGCGAACCTGCGGCCGCAATTTAGGAGGGCAGAGTTTCCCGATTATTTCGGACCGTTCGCCAGAAATGCACGCTACCGTCGGCACACCGCCGCCGCGATTTCAGTCAGATCGTTCGCGACCAAGAAATCCAATGACAGGGATCCACCAAA cGAAAGCAATGGGGACCAAATCGATGATCCAGCTTCGCTGCCAGCGACGGTCGTTGTGCCGGAAGTCTGGCCCCATGTGCCTGTTATAGCGATTAATAGGAATCCAGTATTTCCAAGATTTATTAAGCTTGTCGAACTTAGTAATCCAATTCTTATGGATTTGATTCGTAGGAAAGTAAAATTGAATCAACCTTACGTTGGCATTTTCTTGAAGAAAACAGAAGA AAATGAAGCAGAACTTGTACAAAATTTAGATGATATTTACTCTGTTGGAACATTTGCACAGATACACGAAGTACAAGATTTAGGGAATCGTTTAAGATTAGTTGTAATGGCGCATCGAAGGATTAAAATTGTTGGTCAGATTTTGGAAGATATTACTCCGAAATTTACACAGG AGATGAAACTGACGTTTCCGCTACTAAATACAACAATTCACGTCCCTGTAGACGAATCAGTAACTGGTGGCAAAACAAGCCGTAGATCGTTAACTCGTAGAAAGATAGATATCAAGATGCCAGAGACAGAGAAGGCTCCCAGGATTGAAGAAGTAAGCACTCCTGAAAGTAAGGAGCCAGAGAAAGCTTCAGAGAAGCCGGAAGAAAAAGTCAACGCGGCGTACTCTGCCTCTCAAGCTGGTTCTCAGCCGTTGCTGATGGTAGAAGTTGTAAATATCACGCATGAGAAATTTCGACAGACCGAGGAAATTAAG GCTTTAAcgcaagaattaattaaaacaattcgCGATATAATAAGTATGAATCCATTGTATCGCGAGTCTCTGCAGCAAATGTTACATCAAGGTCAACGGGTTGTGGATAACCCAGTATACTTGAGCGACTTAGGCGCAGCCTTGACAGGAGCGGATGCTCAAGAGCTGCAGCAAGTGCTAGAAGAAATGGAT ATTTTGAAAAGATTAAGATTATCGCTCGCGCTATTGAAGAAAGAGTATGAGTTAAGCAAGCTTCAACAAAAGATTGGTAGAGAAGTGGAAGAGAAAGTGAAACAGCAGCAcaggaagtatattcttcacgAGCAATTGAAAGTCATTAAGAAGGAATTGGGCTTAGAAAAGGATGACAAAGATGCAATAGGAGAAAAGTATAGAGAAAGAATAAGGCAGAAAACGGTTCCAAAGCCGGTAATGGATGTGATAGAAGAGGAGTTAACGAAATTGAATTTCTTGGAAAGTCATAGTAGCGAATTCAA TGTCACGAGAAATTACTTAGATTGGCTTACGTCTATGCCTTGGGGCCTAACCAGTTCTGAAAATTTAGATCTTCAACAGGCTATTGAGATTTTGGATAAAGATCATTATGGAATGGACGACATAAAAAAGCGAATTTTAG AATTTATTGCTGTCAGCCAATTGAAAGGTTCGACGCAGGGAAAAATATTGTGCTTCCATGGGCCACCCGGTGTTGGAAAGACCTCGATAGCCAAATCGATTTCTCGCGCCCTTAATAGAGAGTATTTCAGATTTAGCGTCGGTGGAATGACAGATGTTGCAGAAATCAAAGGTCACAGGCGAACGTACGTGGGAGCTATGCCTGGCAAGGTTATTCAGTGCTTGAAGAAGACTAAGACTGAAAATCCTCTGATTCTCATAGACGAAGTGGACAAGATCGGAAA AGGCCACCAGGGTGATCCAGCTTCCGCCCTCCTTGAAATGCTGGACCCAGAACAGAACGCGAACTTCTTGGACCACTATTTAGACGTGGCCGTCGACTTGTCCAAAGTCCTGTTCATCTGCACGGCGAACGTGATAGATACCATCCCAGAGCCTCTCAGAGATCGCATGGAGATGATAGATATGTCGGGTTACGTCGCGGAAGAGAAGCTCGCGATCGCTAAGCAGTACTTGGTGCCGCAAGCCATGACCGAGTCTGGTCTCTCCGAAAAACAGATTAATATAAACGACAACGCGCTCAATTCGCTAATCAAATCTTACTGCCGAGAGTCCGGCGTGAGGAGTCTCCAGAAGCACATAGAGAAAGTTCATAGGAAAGTGGCATTCAAAGTAGTGAAGAAGGAAACAGAGAAGGTGGACGTGACGCCGGACAATTTACACGATTTCGTAGGGAAGCCTGTATTCACGCATGACAGAATGTACGAAGTGACGCCGCCTGGCGTAGTTATGGGTCTTGCATGGACCGCCATGGGAGGTTCCACTTTGTTCATCGAGACGACGATTAGTAAGCCTGCGAGTACCAAGAAGTCTGAAGGTACCTTCGAAGTCACCGGTCACTTGGGTGACGTGATGAAGGAGTCTATACGTATAGCGATGACAGTATCCAGGAAGTTTCTGAGCCAAGAAGACCCGACGAATAGTTTCCTCTACGATTCTCACTTACATCTGCACGTACCCGAAGGCGCGACTCCCAAGGATGGTCCTAGCGCGGGTATTACTATCGCGATTGCATTCATCTCGCTCGCTAAAAATAAGGCGATTAGACAAAACGTCGCGATGACTGGAGAACTTAGTCTCATGGGGAAAGTTCTTCCCGTTGGTGGTATCAAGGAGAAAACGATCGCT GCGAAACGAGTCGGTGTAACCTGTGTAATTCTGCCCGAGGAGAATAAGAAGGATTTCAACGATCTTCCTAAGTATATCACGGATGGTCTGGAAGTTCATTTCGCCACCACTTTCGAAGACGTTTACCGCATATGTTTCGCGGAAACGGAAGCAGCCAACACTTTCCAACGCCAGAAACATGTAGATCTTAATATTTCGTCGTCGCAAGCCGCCCCACTTCTGAGTAAACATGATAACTCCGCTGTGTAA
- the Gdl gene encoding gonadal protein gdl, translating into MFPTPTPQDLQRKLYFLVEQLQHMAGELPPKYQMRLPYELLSGLANSLLNDTIFEIVKGLMEIQHVTEKHLFQQRLQLLNQQKIEMQEALSSTAVDEDRVAIKVALIKKHKEELKQMDMKLVLQLDQKVTDQQSILEKAGVPGFYITNNPIEIQVQMRLCDFIIRLSEMEVPD; encoded by the exons AT GTTTCCCACTCCTACTCCCCAGGATCTGCAAAGGAAGCTGTACTTCTTAGTAGAGCAGCTTCAGCACATGGCTGGCGAACTCCCTCCGAAATATCAAATGCGCCTTCCTTATGAATTATTATCTGGCCTGGCCAATTCTCTGTTGAACGATACGATATTCGAGATAGTTAAGGGGTTGATGGAAATACAGCATGTTACGGAGAAACATCTCTTCCAGCAACGTCTTCAGTTGTTGAATCAacagaaaattgaaatgcaAGAAGCGCTATCGTCGACGGCAGTAGACGAGGATAGAGTCGCGATAAAAGTAGCCTTGATCAAGAAGCATAAAGAGGAATTAAAGCAAATGGACATGAAACTAGTTCTGCAATTGGATCAGAAAGTTACAGACCAACAAAGCATCTTGGAGAAGGCTGGCGTGCCTGGCTTTTACATTACAAACAATCCTATAGAGATTCAAGTACAAATGAGACTATGCGACTTTATAATTAGACTTAGCGAAATGGAAGTTCCAGATTAA